A single window of Methylocella tundrae DNA harbors:
- the fliP gene encoding flagellar type III secretion system pore protein FliP (The bacterial flagellar biogenesis protein FliP forms a type III secretion system (T3SS)-type pore required for flagellar assembly.), which translates to MLASAAALWASSASAQTPDLNALIPPGGGSAAGRIIQLVALLTVLSVAPGLLIMTTSFTRFVVALSFLRSGIGLQSTPANLILISLSLFMTFYVMAPTFERAWDGGVKPLMDNSITEQEAFGKIVEPFRDFMMSQVRDKDLKLFEDLARENFKTKDESPGEIRTLIPAFMISELRRGFEIGFLIALPFLVIDMIVSTLTMSMGMMMLPPSVIALPIKILFFILIDGWNLLIGSLVRSYM; encoded by the coding sequence ATGCTCGCGTCGGCCGCGGCGCTTTGGGCCAGCTCCGCGTCGGCGCAGACGCCGGACCTCAATGCGCTGATCCCGCCGGGCGGAGGCTCCGCCGCCGGCCGCATCATTCAGCTCGTCGCTCTATTGACAGTTCTTTCCGTCGCGCCTGGTCTGCTCATCATGACCACAAGCTTCACGCGCTTCGTCGTAGCTCTGTCGTTTCTCCGTTCCGGCATTGGCCTGCAAAGTACGCCCGCCAATCTCATTCTCATCAGCCTTTCTCTCTTCATGACCTTTTACGTTATGGCGCCGACGTTTGAACGCGCCTGGGACGGGGGCGTAAAGCCTCTCATGGACAACAGCATCACGGAGCAGGAGGCTTTCGGTAAAATTGTCGAGCCGTTTCGCGACTTCATGATGTCGCAGGTGCGCGACAAGGATCTGAAGCTTTTCGAAGATCTCGCCAGGGAAAATTTCAAGACCAAGGACGAATCTCCGGGCGAAATCCGGACCCTGATCCCGGCCTTTATGATTTCGGAGCTACGTCGCGGATTCGAGATCGGATTTCTGATTGCTTTGCCGTTTCTTGTCATCGACATGATTGTATCGACGCTGACGATGTCGATGGGCATGATGATGCTGCCGCCCTCCGTCATTGCCCTTCCTATCAAGATTTTGTTTTTCATCCTTATCGACGGCTGGAATCTTCTGATCGGAAGCCTCGTCCGATCCTATATGTGA